A stretch of DNA from Candidatus Polarisedimenticolaceae bacterium:
GCATCGTCTCCGTCGTCGCCGGGGCGCTCGCGGGGAGCGCCTCCCTCGTCGGCTTCGGCGTCGACTCGTTCATCGAGAGCCTGTCGGGCGGCGTGCTCCTGTGGCGCCTGCAGGACGGCGAGGAAGGCGAGGCGCGCGAGCGGCTGGCGCTGCGCCTGGTCGGGATCTCGTTCCTGCTCCTCGCCGCCTACGTCGCGTGGGAGTCGGTCGAGAAGCTCGTCACCCGCGAAGGCCCCGGTTCGAGCCCCCTCGGGATCGCGATTGCGGCGCTGTCGCTCGTGGTGATGCCGATCCTCGCACGGGCGAAGCGGCGGGTGGCCTCCGGACTGGGGAGCCGCGCGCTGCACGCCGATTCGCGTCAGACCGATCTCTGCGCCTACCTCTCCGCGATCCTCTTGGTCGGGCTCGCCCTCAACGCCGCGTTCGGCTGGTGGTGGGCCGACCCCGTCGCGGGCGTGGCGATGACGCCGATCATCGTGAAGGAAGGGATCGACGCCCTGCGCGGCGAGCGCTGCGCGTGCGAAAAATAGGGACAGCAACCTATTTCGCAACTAGGGACATTCACCGTATTTCTCCAAGCCCGAAGCGCACGTTACGGGCTTGGAGAAATACGGTGAATGTCCCTAGTTGCGAAATAGGTTGCTGTCCCTATTTTCACTAACGCGGACTGAGAATCCCCAGCCGGTAGAACGCCGCGACGACGAGCGCGTGCGAGATCGTCCCGTCGGCGATCAGCTTCGGGACGTCGTCGAGGGGGACCGTGTCCACCTCGAGCTCCTCGTTTTCGTCGGGTTGCGCCGGCCCGGCACGGTACGCGCCGCGGGCGAGAAAGGTGTGGCAACGGTTGTTCTGGATCGCCGGGTTGGGGTGCACGCACCCCAGGCTGACGAACTCCCGGGCGTCGTATCCCGTCTCCTCCCGGAGCTCGCGACGGGCGGCCTCGCGCGGATCCTCGCCGCGATCGCACATCCCGCCGGGGATCTCGAGGGTCACGCCGTCCACGCCGAAGCGGAACTGGCGCACGACCACGACGCGGTCGTCGTCGGTCAGCGGGATGACGTTGATCCAGTCCGGGGCGTCGACGACCAGGAACTCGCGCGACTCGCCGTCGGAGGGGCGCGCGTAGCGGACCCGGTCCAGGTCGAAGATCTTGAAGGCTCCGAAGCGCTCGGCGGACAACCGCCGCCAGGGACGCAACGCGACTACTCCTTCTTCTTCGCCTTCCGGGCGGAGCCGTCCAGCACGCGGCGGCGGCGCTGGAGGCGCCGGATCTTCTTCTTGGCGGTGCGAAGCTTCGGCGCGTCGAGCGTGGCGCCCTTCTCGGCGAGCTTCTTCTTCAGCTTGGCCGTTCGCTCGCGCAGCGCCTCGGCGTTCTTGTTCGGCATCGCGGTTCTCCTGAGAAAAGACGGGGATCCTAACACACGCCGCCGGCGTGCTAGCCTGAGGGGCACACCTCGAGGGGGTGACCCGTGATCTGGTGGTTGTGGGTCCTGCTCGGCATCCTGTTCCTCGCGATCGAGCTCCTGACGCCGGGCGGTTTCTACGTCCTGTTCTTCG
This window harbors:
- a CDS encoding cation transporter, whose translation is MTLVRIGHAGPDPALVARGRRLEYLTLGWNVVEGIVSVVAGALAGSASLVGFGVDSFIESLSGGVLLWRLQDGEEGEARERLALRLVGISFLLLAAYVAWESVEKLVTREGPGSSPLGIAIAALSLVVMPILARAKRRVASGLGSRALHADSRQTDLCAYLSAILLVGLALNAAFGWWWADPVAGVAMTPIIVKEGIDALRGERCACEK
- a CDS encoding NUDIX hydrolase; translation: MRPWRRLSAERFGAFKIFDLDRVRYARPSDGESREFLVVDAPDWINVIPLTDDDRVVVVRQFRFGVDGVTLEIPGGMCDRGEDPREAARRELREETGYDAREFVSLGCVHPNPAIQNNRCHTFLARGAYRAGPAQPDENEELEVDTVPLDDVPKLIADGTISHALVVAAFYRLGILSPR